The Tripterygium wilfordii isolate XIE 37 chromosome 5, ASM1340144v1, whole genome shotgun sequence genome window below encodes:
- the LOC119998610 gene encoding uncharacterized protein LOC119998610 produces the protein MRHRRNGSELNIHSHYPDSLGKISSSNGTLKLEKIPFWGTTFDFDCSNRSLIFTRKIRKLSHLDQSWGDSTLPQNIKNYYFLFPSYFLSIFARPCSSPDLDRHHHLDRHHQSFRNYRLPLRFPPLSHHLEAFDQMDSQNSSYFTSLLSGGSSTDDPLFTQDYGDVNEYSPNVPQVTNTPSNTSSIARKNQRGSNFAIDDDMMLISAYLFRNRCTFAAVPLQPLHRLVQRKWRQRGAVDPESWLDFDKYVPIFPRKIHPNVMYDFESGRVVRLDLAGCVRIVYV, from the exons ATGAGACACAGGAGAAACGGCTCAGAGTTGAATATCCACTCACATTATCCAGATTCTTTGGGCAAAATA AGCAGCTCCAACGGTACCCTCAAATTAGAGAAAATACCATTTTGGGGGACcacttttgattttgattgctcCAACCGGTCCCTCATATTCACCCGCAAAATAAGGAAACTCTCACATCTTGATCAAAGTTGGGGAGACTCCACTCTCCctcaaaacattaaaaattattattttctctttcctTCCTATTTTCTCTCCATCTTCGCGCGACCTTGCTCCTCTCCTGACCTAGATCGGCACCACCACTTAGATCGGCACCATCAAAGCTTTCGTAACTATCGCCTGCCTCTGCGCTTTCCTCCTCTCTCCCATCACCTTGAAGCATTTGACCAG ATGGATTCGCAAAACAGTTCATACTTCACCAGCCTATTAAGTGGAGGATCAAGTACCGATGATCCCTTGTTTACCCAAGATTATGGTGACGTTAATGAGTATAGTCCCAATGTGCCTCAAGTCACCAATACCCCTTCCAATACCTCTTCCATTGCTAGGAAGAATCAACGGGGATCCAACTTTGCTATAGATGATGATATGATGCTCATTTCGGcgtatttattt CGGAACCGCTGCACATTTGCAGCGGTTCCGCTGCAGCCGCTGCACCGTTTGGTGCAGCGGAAATGGAGACAGCGGGGTGCAGTGGATCCGGAA agCTGGTTGGATTTCGACAAATATGTCCCAATTTTCCCCCGTAAAATACACCCTAATGTGATGTATGATTTTGAGTCGGGACGAGTTGTGCG CTTGGATTTGGCTGGATGTGTTCGAATTGTTTACGTTTGA
- the LOC119998489 gene encoding pentatricopeptide repeat-containing protein At1g12775, mitochondrial-like, whose amino-acid sequence MVIPSPYSLPCQHLHSPLLCKPSSLITARRGNHNKFLHQGKRFTVSVRSSLYTPKHVAPTPLYCPDEIPSWNDKSETSLFVNYDDSPINEEEQERMGFDKRSSTASKVQALLDGIGAFASEEGDDILNIILKNCRIRTLLDFNDLLMGLVSSNQLDLALKLHSNLEKYQVVPDCQTQSLLIRCYCKKNGLDEALRVLEDMVKTGFHPDAATFTVLITSLSKRGRLQKAFEVLELMNQSGHKPTVQTFNSLLKGLCYVGRVEEACERLTEIKKASFKPDIYTYAAVMDGFCKVGRSNEAMELLNEALEMGLTPTVVTYNTLFHGYCKEGRPMDGIGVLRQMEQKNCKPDYITYNTLLHGLLKWDKILTALRVYKEMVGIGFEVDERIMRALLRGLCRKSLKEKDLSKDAYQVFEKMTSRALGIDYSTYDLLIQAVCLRKESDKAFVVLQHMIGLGYIPRIITFNNVIRVLCLHGKLNKALLVLVLIYEDNCRIPSRITYDLLLRELDIQGQSLGACSVYGAALKQGMVLDRKPQRRGNYLEHQ is encoded by the coding sequence ATGGTGATACCCTCTCCATACTCTCTACCATGCCAGCATCTTCATTCTCCTTTACTTTGTAAACCCAGTTCTCTGATCACAGCTAGAAGAGGCAATCACAACAAATTCCTTCATCAAGGGAAACGATTCACTGTCAGTGTTAGGTCATCACTGTATACCCCAAAACATGTCGCTCCCACGCCACTATATTGTCCAGATGAAATCCCTTCTTGGAATGATAAATCTGAAACCAGCTTGTTTGTAAATTATGATGACTCACCCATCaatgaagaagaacaagaacgtATGGGTTTCGATAAGAGAAGCAGTACTGCAAGCAAAGTGCAAGCTCTCTTGGATGGAATTGGAGCATTTGCATCTGAGGAGGGAGATGATATTCTTAATATCATTCTGAAGAACTGTCGAATCAGGACTCTTCTCGATTTCAATGATCTTCTCATGGGTTTGGTCAGTTCAAATCAGCTTGATCTTGCCTTGAAACTCCACTCAAATCTGGAGAAGTACCAGGTGGTGCCAGATTGTCAGACACAATCACTCCTCATCAGGTGTTATTGCAAGAAAAATGGTCTGGATGAGGCCCTGAGAGTTTTAGAAGACATGGTGAAAACTGGGTTTCACCCAGATGCTGCAACATTCACTGTTCTCATAACTTCATTGTCCAAAAGGGGCAGATTGCAGAAGGCTTTTGAGGTTCTTGAGCTTATGAACCAAAGTGGACATAAACCCACTGTCCAAACATTCAACAGCTTGTTAAAGGGGCTGTGTTATGTGGGTAGGGTGGAGGAAGCATGTGAGAGGTTGACAGAAATCAAGAAAGCTTCTTTTAAGCCTGATATTTATACATACGCAGCTGTTATGGATGGGTTTTGCAAAGTGGGTAGATCAAATGAggccatggaattgcttaatgaAGCTCTAGAGATGGGACTGACACCAACTGTGGTCACTTACAACACTCTGTTTCATGGGTATTGTAAGGAGGGGAGGCCTATGGATGGCATTGGTGTTCTAAGACAAATGGAGCAGAAAAATTGCAAGCCTGATTATATTACTTATAATACATTGTTGCATGGGTTGTTAAAGTGGGATAAAATTCTCACAGCATTAAGAGTCTATAAAGAGATGGTTGGGATTGGTTTTGAGGTTGATGAGAGAATTATGAGAGCTCTTCTCAGAGGATTATGCAGGAAgtctttaaaagaaaaggacCTGTCAAAAGATGCATATCAAGTGTTCGAGAAAATGACAAGCAGAGCTTTAGGTATTGACTACAGCACTTACGACCTCCTGATCCAAGCTGTTTGCCTGAGGAAAGAATCTGACAAGGCTTTTGTTGTTTTACAACATATGATTGGGTTAGGCTATATTCCAAGGATAATCACATTTAACAATGTCATTCGTGTGCTTTGTCTCCATGGAAAGTTGAACAAGGCCTTGCTGGTTCTGGTTCTGATATATGAAGATAATTGCAGAATACCTAGCAGAATCACCTATGACCTTTTGCTTAGGGAGTTGGATATACAGGGACAGTCATTAGGTGCTTGTAGTGTATATGGTGCTGCGCTGAAGCAAGGAATGGTTCTGGATAGAAAGCCACAAAGACGAGGAAACTATCTCGAACATCAATGA